The Gillisia sp. Hel_I_86 genome has a segment encoding these proteins:
- a CDS encoding SRPBCC family protein: protein MTLIFYIIIGFITFIAFLHAWARKEFDISRTVVINRSKEDVYNLVRQLKKESHWMPWFKKNYKGILKFNGEDGKQGALLYWRSKNRLFEGTQKIVKLNQGRIMETRVLVIRPAKMILLEYKGLKELDENKTKMVWGIRGGLNFPFSVIALFQPADKMYGEDLELGLKNLKTMLEYKNKKTEVD, encoded by the coding sequence ATGACCCTAATTTTTTATATTATAATTGGCTTTATTACTTTTATTGCTTTTTTGCATGCATGGGCAAGAAAGGAATTTGATATTAGCAGAACAGTTGTCATTAATCGTTCTAAAGAGGATGTATATAACTTGGTGAGACAATTAAAAAAGGAATCTCATTGGATGCCATGGTTCAAAAAAAATTATAAAGGAATTTTGAAGTTTAATGGGGAGGATGGAAAGCAAGGAGCGCTCCTATACTGGAGAAGTAAGAACAGGTTATTTGAAGGCACCCAAAAAATTGTAAAGCTCAATCAAGGGAGGATCATGGAAACCAGGGTACTTGTGATAAGGCCGGCAAAAATGATACTTCTTGAATATAAAGGCCTTAAAGAGTTGGATGAAAATAAAACCAAAATGGTTTGGGGTATTCGGGGAGGCCTTAATTTCCCTTTTTCTGTAATAGCCCTTTTTCAACCAGCAGATAAAATGTATGGAGAAGATCTGGAGTTGGGCCTTAAAAACCTTAAGACCATGCTGGAATATAAGAATAAAAAAACCGAAGTCGATTAA
- a CDS encoding TrmH family RNA methyltransferase: protein MASKEFLAFLEELLTPGRKALFNKVIDQRTNHFTVVTEDVYQLHNTSAVIRSCDVFGIQNVHVIEELKVKKIDREIAMGAQKWVTLNRHEDSLKCMNKLREDGYQIIATSPNAEAIELSDFDITKPSALFLGTEKDGLSQGVLSNADQCIKIPMVGFTESLNISVSAAIILQELTSRLRKSKISWELSDYDKNEVKFEWLRKSFKNFDYLVRRFENN, encoded by the coding sequence TTTGGCATTTTTAGAAGAGTTGCTTACCCCAGGGCGAAAAGCCTTGTTCAACAAGGTGATTGACCAGCGAACCAATCATTTTACAGTGGTTACAGAAGATGTATATCAATTGCACAATACAAGTGCGGTGATTAGAAGTTGCGATGTGTTCGGAATACAAAATGTACATGTGATCGAGGAATTGAAGGTTAAGAAAATCGATCGTGAGATTGCCATGGGTGCCCAAAAATGGGTGACACTCAATAGGCATGAGGATAGTTTAAAATGCATGAATAAACTAAGAGAGGACGGCTACCAGATTATTGCTACATCTCCTAATGCAGAGGCTATTGAACTTTCAGATTTTGATATTACAAAACCCTCCGCGCTTTTTTTGGGAACCGAAAAAGACGGACTTTCGCAAGGGGTTCTCAGCAATGCAGATCAATGTATAAAAATCCCAATGGTTGGATTTACAGAGAGTTTAAACATCTCGGTTTCGGCTGCAATTATCTTACAGGAACTTACATCGAGATTAAGAAAAAGCAAAATTTCTTGGGAATTGAGTGATTATGACAAAAATGAAGTTAAATTTGAATGGCTAAGAAAAAGTTTTAAAAACTTTGATTATTTGGTTAGACGATTTGAGAATAATTAA